The genomic stretch CTCATGGTGACGCACGACCGTTATTTCCTGGACCGCGTCTGCTCTGAAATTATCGAGATAGACAATCAGCAGGTTTATTCATATAAAGGGAACTACAGCTATTACTTGGAAAAGAGGCAGGAGCGTATCGAGGCGACCAATGCCGAAATAGCCCGTGCCAATAACTTGTACCGCACAGAACTGGAGTGGATGCGCCGTATGCCTCAGGCACGCGGACATAAAGCGCGTTATCGGGAAGAAGCTTTCTACGAACTGGAGAAAGTGGCGAAGCAGCGTTTCAACGATGGCAATGTGAAACTGGATATGAAAGCCTCTTACATCGGCTCCAAGATTTTTGAGGCGGATCATCTGTACAAGCGTTTCGGTGATTTGAAGATTCTGGAAGATTTCTCGTATATCTTTGCCCGTTATGAGAAGATGGGCATCGTGGGAAACAATGGTACGGGAAAGTCCACGTTCATTAAAATACTGATGGGCGAACAGAAGCCGGACAGTGGAACACTGGATATCGGTGAGACAGTCCGTTTCGGATACTATTCTCAGGACGGCCTGAAGTTTGATGAGCAAATGAAGGTCATCGACGTGGTGCAGGATATTGCCGAAGTCATCGAATTGGGAAATGGCAAGAAGCTGACCGCATCCCAGTTCCTGCAACATTTTCTGTTTACCCCCGAAACACAGCATAGTTATGTATATAAACTGAGTGGGGGAGAACGCCGCCGCCTGTACCTGTGTACGGTGCTGATGCGTAATCCCAACTTCCTGGTGCTGGATGAGCCTACCAACGATCTCGATATCATCACCCTTCAGGTATTGGAAGAATATTTGCAGAACTTCAAGGGCTGTGTAATCGTAGTAAGCCACGACCGTTATTTCATGGACAAGGTGGTAGATCACTTGCTGGTATTCAAGGGACAGGGAGACATTCGTGATTTTCCGGGTAACTACTCCGATTATCGTGACTGGCGCGAGGCGAAAGAGCAGCGCGAGAAAGAGGCGGAGAAGCCGAAGGAGGAAAAGACCGCCCGCGTGCGCTTGAATGACAAGCGGAAAATGTCTTTCAAGGAAAAGAAAGAGTTCGAGCAGCTGGAACAAGAAATAGCCGGGCTGGAGCAGGAGAAGGCCGATATAGAAGCCGCCCTTTGCAGCGGTACGCTGGGAGTGGAGGAACTGACGGAGAAATCCAAACGGTTGCCGGAACTGAATGATTTGATTGATGAAAAGACCATGCGCTGGTTGGAACTGAGCGAGATAGAAGGGTAGAATAACCGGAGGTGCAACAGTGTACCTGATGCCATATTGCTATATTCGTTTTGAATAACAAAACCATAATATAGAAAAGAAATATGGCATCCATTAAATTGAAATTCCGCCCATCGAGCGTAAAAGGAAAAAAGGGCGTATTAAGTTATCAAATTATTCATTACAGACTGACACGGCTCATCAAGACTTCTTATCGGATCATGCCTTCCGAGTGGAACGACTCCACCGGCAGTCTGCTTATTTCAACACAGTCTGAATGTAAAGCGCGTCTTCTGCTGATACGTGACCAGACGAATTGGGAGATGACGCGGTTACAAGGTATTATCAATGATCTGGAGCGGACCGGTGTGGAATACACCATTGATGATATCGTGGCTTCTTTCCGGAAAATCCCTTCTGTAGAGAGTGTGTTCAACTTCATGCAACGATGTATCAATAAACTGGAGCGGCAGAAAAGGGGACGGACGGCAGAAGGCTATACCTCGACAATGAACAGCTTTATCCAATTCAGAAAGAATGAGGATCTGAGTTTTGAAGCTTTTGATTCGGAACTGATGGAGATGTATGAAGCCTATCTGAAAGAGAAAGGCTTGGTAAAGAACAGTACTTCCTATTATATGAGAATCTGGCGAAGTGTGTATAACCTGGCTGTAGAGCAAGGCTATACCACCGACAAGAAACCTTTCAAACATGTCTATACCGGCATAGACAAGACTGTAAAACGGGCTGTTCCCTTTAAAATCATCAAAATGATAAAGGAGCTTGATTTATCCATCGAACCCCAACTGGAACAGGCAAGAGATATTTTTCTTTTCAGTTTCTATACTCGGGGTATGTCGTTTATTGATATGGCGCATTTGAAGAAAAGTAATCTCCAGAATGGAATTCTGACGTATAGCCGGAAAAAGACCGGGCAGCGGCTGACTATTCTGTGGGAGGAACTGATGCAGGAGATTGTGGATAAATACAAGGATGACAGTTCCGAGTACCTGCTGCCTATCTTGCGGTATTGTGATATAAATGACCGCAAGCAATATAAATTGAGGGCCAAGCAGATAGGACGTGGCTTGAATAAAATAGGCTTGCGGCTGGAATTAAAGGCGCCGTTGACTTTCTATGTGGCGCGCCATAGCTGGGCCAGCATAGCGCAGGACAGGAAGGTGTCTACAGACATCATCCGCGAGGGGTTGGGGCACGATAATGAAAAGACCACTCATATTTATCTGGCATCCATCTCCACTTCACAGATAGACAGAGCCAATCAGATTATTTTAAGAGGGTTGTAGGGGAAGTTTCATTCAGGCTGTCATCTACAGCCTGAATATTTTATTGGTTTGGATAAAATCAGATTATTTTTGGAGAAATATTTTTAAAATCCTAACATAAGAGCTGGGGGAATATTCAATATTCGGCAAAGTAATCAAAATATGCCTTGTTGGTGATAGATACAA from Phocaeicola dorei encodes the following:
- a CDS encoding ABC-F family ATP-binding cassette domain-containing protein, with amino-acid sequence MTPYMQVDGLTKSFGDLVLFREISFGVAEGQRIGLIAKNGTGKTTLLNIIAGKEGYDEGSIVFRRDLRVGYLEQDPHYPEELTVLEACFYHGNSTVELIKEYESCMETEGNPGLEELLARMEHEKAWDYERKAKQILSQLKIRDFSQQIKHLSGGQLKRVALANVLITEPDFLILDEPTNHLDLDMTEWLEGYLGRGNISLLMVTHDRYFLDRVCSEIIEIDNQQVYSYKGNYSYYLEKRQERIEATNAEIARANNLYRTELEWMRRMPQARGHKARYREEAFYELEKVAKQRFNDGNVKLDMKASYIGSKIFEADHLYKRFGDLKILEDFSYIFARYEKMGIVGNNGTGKSTFIKILMGEQKPDSGTLDIGETVRFGYYSQDGLKFDEQMKVIDVVQDIAEVIELGNGKKLTASQFLQHFLFTPETQHSYVYKLSGGERRRLYLCTVLMRNPNFLVLDEPTNDLDIITLQVLEEYLQNFKGCVIVVSHDRYFMDKVVDHLLVFKGQGDIRDFPGNYSDYRDWREAKEQREKEAEKPKEEKTARVRLNDKRKMSFKEKKEFEQLEQEIAGLEQEKADIEAALCSGTLGVEELTEKSKRLPELNDLIDEKTMRWLELSEIEG
- a CDS encoding tyrosine-type recombinase/integrase, translated to MASIKLKFRPSSVKGKKGVLSYQIIHYRLTRLIKTSYRIMPSEWNDSTGSLLISTQSECKARLLLIRDQTNWEMTRLQGIINDLERTGVEYTIDDIVASFRKIPSVESVFNFMQRCINKLERQKRGRTAEGYTSTMNSFIQFRKNEDLSFEAFDSELMEMYEAYLKEKGLVKNSTSYYMRIWRSVYNLAVEQGYTTDKKPFKHVYTGIDKTVKRAVPFKIIKMIKELDLSIEPQLEQARDIFLFSFYTRGMSFIDMAHLKKSNLQNGILTYSRKKTGQRLTILWEELMQEIVDKYKDDSSEYLLPILRYCDINDRKQYKLRAKQIGRGLNKIGLRLELKAPLTFYVARHSWASIAQDRKVSTDIIREGLGHDNEKTTHIYLASISTSQIDRANQIILRGL